A stretch of Flavobacterium sp. N1994 DNA encodes these proteins:
- the wecB gene encoding non-hydrolyzing UDP-N-acetylglucosamine 2-epimerase, with protein MKITIVAGARPNFIKIAPIIKAIEKKQNEGANLSYRLVHTGQHYDKNLSDTFFEELNIPHPNANLEVKSGSQSVQTAAIMIAFEQELLQNPCDLVLVVGDVNSTMACAIVAKKLNIKVTHVEAGIRSGDMTMPEEINRIVTDSITDYFFTTSTWAGENLLKYGADASSIHFVGNVMIDTLYQNLNRITAPSFWNEFKLETGNYIILTLHRPANVDEEKSLINLLEGIDKMVGDKKIVFPIHPRTKAILGETHLELKNILFVEPQGYLNFMFLIKNSFAVITDSGGISEETTVLGIPCFTMRNNTERPETQTIGTNTLVGTSIENLEKIFGDFLLNGPRKAGIPELWDGKASERIIAILLSKI; from the coding sequence ATGAAAATAACAATAGTAGCTGGTGCAAGACCTAATTTTATTAAAATTGCACCCATCATTAAAGCCATTGAAAAAAAACAAAATGAAGGTGCAAACCTATCATATCGATTAGTTCATACTGGTCAGCACTATGATAAAAATCTAAGTGACACTTTTTTTGAAGAATTAAATATCCCTCATCCAAATGCAAATCTGGAAGTGAAAAGCGGCTCTCAATCAGTGCAAACTGCTGCAATTATGATTGCTTTTGAACAAGAACTTTTGCAAAATCCTTGTGACTTAGTTTTAGTTGTTGGCGATGTGAATTCTACTATGGCATGTGCAATTGTCGCAAAAAAATTAAACATAAAAGTAACGCATGTTGAAGCGGGAATTCGTTCGGGTGATATGACCATGCCCGAGGAAATCAACAGAATTGTTACCGACAGTATTACTGATTATTTCTTTACTACCTCAACTTGGGCGGGTGAAAATTTATTAAAATATGGTGCGGACGCTTCGTCAATCCATTTTGTGGGTAACGTTATGATTGATACATTGTATCAAAATTTAAACAGAATTACAGCTCCCTCCTTTTGGAATGAATTCAAATTAGAAACTGGAAATTATATCATTCTAACATTACACCGACCAGCAAATGTTGATGAAGAAAAATCATTAATTAATTTGTTAGAAGGGATTGATAAAATGGTGGGTGACAAAAAAATTGTCTTTCCTATTCATCCCAGAACAAAAGCCATATTGGGAGAAACCCATTTAGAATTAAAAAATATTCTCTTTGTTGAACCTCAAGGATATTTAAATTTTATGTTTCTAATTAAAAATAGTTTTGCTGTGATAACCGATTCTGGTGGAATTTCAGAAGAAACAACAGTATTAGGAATTCCTTGTTTTACCATGCGAAACAATACTGAAAGACCAGAAACACAAACCATTGGAACCAATACTTTGGTAGGAACTTCTATTGAAAATTTAGAAAAGATATTTGGTGACTTTCTACTAAATGGCCCCAGAAAAGCAGGTATTCCTGAACTTTGGGATGGAAAAGCTTCAGAACGCATAATAGCCATTCTGCTTTCAAAAATATA